A portion of the Drosophila sechellia strain sech25 chromosome 2R, ASM438219v1, whole genome shotgun sequence genome contains these proteins:
- the LOC6609765 gene encoding uncharacterized protein LOC6609765 isoform X1 yields MLPRLLLPIIGGVLILLIVDQCYGKRKWDYEPLSIETYSTDESMLKIAAKVERVGRGAYAISANIEFKYTPDDNTMVEAMAYRSTSGDENDYKIIPLTIPKQPYVQFMNNHYKDVVLPNLGGCSNLVKFDDKFEPPWPQDTYVLDKCVANSDGFPDMVPEGYYKVNFTIMNPVDWGFILIVKITTKLV; encoded by the exons ATGCTACCACGTTTGCTGCTGCCTATTATTGGAGGAGTATTAATACTTTTGATAGTGGATCAATGCTATGGTAAG CGCAAGTGGGACTACGAACCGCTGTCCATTGAAACCTACTCCACGGATGAAAGTATGCTGAAGATAGCGGCCAAAGTGGAGCGAGTCGGTCGAGGAGCATATGCCATTTCGGCCAACATCGAATTTAAGTACACACCAGACGATAATACCATG GTTGAAGCAATGGCCTATCGAAGCACCTCCGGAGACGAAAACGACTACAAGATCATACCGCTTACCATCCCGAAACAGCCATATGTGCAGTTCATGAACAACCATTATAAGGACGTAGTGCTTCCCAATCTGGGCGGTTGCTCCAATCTCGTCAAGTTCGATGACAAATTCGAGCCACCGTGGCCCCAGGATACGTATGTGTTGGACAAGTGTGTGGCAAACAGTGATGGCTTTCCGGATATGGTTCCCGAGGGCTACTACAAAGTCAATTTCACCATTATGAATCCCGTGGATTGGGGATTCATTCTCATTGTAAAGATAACCACCAAACTTGTCTGA
- the LOC6609765 gene encoding uncharacterized protein LOC6609765 isoform X2, with the protein MRKWDYEPLSIETYSTDESMLKIAAKVERVGRGAYAISANIEFKYTPDDNTMVEAMAYRSTSGDENDYKIIPLTIPKQPYVQFMNNHYKDVVLPNLGGCSNLVKFDDKFEPPWPQDTYVLDKCVANSDGFPDMVPEGYYKVNFTIMNPVDWGFILIVKITTKLV; encoded by the exons ATG CGCAAGTGGGACTACGAACCGCTGTCCATTGAAACCTACTCCACGGATGAAAGTATGCTGAAGATAGCGGCCAAAGTGGAGCGAGTCGGTCGAGGAGCATATGCCATTTCGGCCAACATCGAATTTAAGTACACACCAGACGATAATACCATG GTTGAAGCAATGGCCTATCGAAGCACCTCCGGAGACGAAAACGACTACAAGATCATACCGCTTACCATCCCGAAACAGCCATATGTGCAGTTCATGAACAACCATTATAAGGACGTAGTGCTTCCCAATCTGGGCGGTTGCTCCAATCTCGTCAAGTTCGATGACAAATTCGAGCCACCGTGGCCCCAGGATACGTATGTGTTGGACAAGTGTGTGGCAAACAGTGATGGCTTTCCGGATATGGTTCCCGAGGGCTACTACAAAGTCAATTTCACCATTATGAATCCCGTGGATTGGGGATTCATTCTCATTGTAAAGATAACCACCAAACTTGTCTGA
- the LOC6609766 gene encoding LOW QUALITY PROTEIN: uncharacterized protein LOC6609766 (The sequence of the model RefSeq protein was modified relative to this genomic sequence to represent the inferred CDS: inserted 2 bases in 2 codons) has product MLAFDFVTTTTRIGILCIFFHLTGAARKWDYEPLLLPTTSSDESKLKFEAKIERLGRSDYGLSGIIEWKYDTNEETMVEAQAYRSNSGDESDYKLLPWAIPKQPFYDYLNTYYKDVILKNLGYCPNLPKYXWPKNTYKLDKCKIDGDGLPEIAPPGFYKIVFTKFGXPTWGFTAVFKLTNKILDMLIFKILIFCNLINKSK; this is encoded by the exons ATGTTAGCTTTTGATTTTGTTACAACCACAACTAGAATAGGAATTctgtgtattttttttcatttgacaggagcagca CGCAAATGGGACTACGAGCCTCTATTATTACCCACAACCTCTTCGGATGAAAGCAAGCTAAAATTTGAAGCTAAAATCGAACGTCTGGGACGTTCAGATTACGGACTTTCAGGCATCATAGAGTGGAAATATGACACGAACGAGGAAACAATG GTTGAGGCACAAGCATATCGCAGCAATTCGGGCGACGAGAGTGATTACAAGCTGCTACCCTGGGCAATCCCCAAACAGCCCTTCTATGATTACCTCAACACATACTATAAGGATGTGATCTTAAAAAACCTGGGCTACTGCCCCAATCTTCCCAAAT GATGGCCAAAGAACACCTATAAGCTCGACAAGTGCAAAATCGATGGTGATGGACTGCCGGAAATCGCTCCGCCCGGATTCTACAAGATCGTATTCACTAAATTTG AGCCAACTTGGGGTTTCACAGCCGTTTTTAAGCTAACTAACAAAATTCTAGatatgttaatatttaagatCCTTATTTTTTGTAATCTTATAAATAAATCCAAATAA